In the genome of Nocardia sp. NBC_00416, one region contains:
- a CDS encoding MFS transporter produces MTSREKVLAGEPPADSGVSTPTGRRAAIVLGVIVTCQLMVSVDSNVVNIALPEIQSGLGMSAAALAWVFSAYSLAYGGLLLLGGRASDILGRRRMFVWGLALVVVASILGGIAPNEGLLIAARALQGVGFAFAGPAALSMIAATFDEGPQRARALGVFSMVTGFGITLGLIVGGILTSLSWRLVFFINVPIGLVTIVLALRFLTETERHPAEFDFLGAILSTLGMVGIVYGLTRASADGWTGPGTLASFLGGVLLVALFVYVERRAEQPIMPLRLLTQRTRAGAYLTFVLLMATMAGTYILLSLYIQDALGFSPLLAGIAFLPMAIVQFASAKSAPKLIARFGRKPVLIAGVVLMLLEAVWLSTTTASSNYFTGVLGPFILLGAGLGFAFVTLNLTVLGGLEKRDMGAASGLLQAAQQIGLALGVAVLTTIEHTARTGSGQAGHEALARGLSTAVIAAVVFAALALLISLFVIRIPKQPAVTA; encoded by the coding sequence ATGACCAGCCGAGAAAAGGTGCTCGCCGGCGAACCGCCCGCCGACAGCGGCGTGAGCACACCCACTGGCCGGCGCGCGGCCATCGTCCTGGGCGTCATCGTGACCTGTCAGCTCATGGTCTCGGTCGACAGCAACGTCGTCAATATCGCCCTGCCCGAGATCCAGTCCGGGCTGGGCATGTCCGCGGCCGCGCTGGCCTGGGTGTTCAGCGCATACTCCCTCGCCTACGGCGGTCTACTGCTGCTGGGCGGGCGCGCCAGCGATATTCTCGGGCGGCGCCGGATGTTCGTCTGGGGCCTGGCGCTCGTGGTCGTCGCCTCGATCCTCGGCGGGATCGCGCCGAACGAGGGCCTGCTGATCGCGGCACGCGCCCTCCAGGGTGTCGGTTTCGCCTTCGCCGGCCCGGCCGCACTGTCGATGATCGCCGCCACCTTCGACGAAGGACCCCAGCGGGCCCGCGCCCTGGGGGTCTTCTCCATGGTCACCGGTTTCGGTATTACGCTCGGCCTCATCGTCGGTGGGATTCTCACCAGCCTGAGCTGGCGTCTGGTGTTCTTCATCAACGTCCCGATCGGTCTGGTCACCATCGTGCTGGCGCTGCGCTTTCTCACCGAGACCGAGCGGCATCCGGCCGAATTCGATTTCCTCGGCGCGATCCTGTCGACGCTGGGCATGGTCGGCATCGTCTACGGCCTGACGCGGGCGTCCGCCGACGGCTGGACCGGTCCCGGCACGCTGGCCTCGTTCCTCGGCGGTGTGCTGCTGGTGGCACTCTTCGTCTACGTCGAACGCCGGGCCGAGCAGCCGATCATGCCGCTGCGGCTGCTGACCCAACGCACCCGCGCCGGCGCCTACCTCACGTTCGTGCTGTTGATGGCCACGATGGCCGGCACCTACATCCTGCTTTCGCTCTACATCCAGGACGCCCTCGGTTTCAGCCCGCTCCTGGCCGGTATCGCGTTCCTGCCGATGGCGATCGTCCAGTTCGCTTCGGCGAAATCGGCGCCCAAGCTCATCGCCCGGTTCGGTCGCAAACCGGTACTGATCGCCGGTGTGGTGCTGATGCTGCTGGAAGCGGTGTGGCTGTCCACGACCACGGCATCGAGCAATTACTTCACCGGCGTGCTGGGGCCGTTCATCCTGCTCGGCGCCGGGCTGGGCTTCGCGTTCGTCACGCTGAACCTGACCGTGCTGGGCGGCCTGGAGAAGCGCGATATGGGCGCAGCTTCGGGCCTGCTGCAAGCGGCCCAGCAGATCGGGCTGGCGCTGGGCGTGGCCGTCCTCACCACGATCGAGCACACCGCCCGGACCGGAAGTGGGCAGGCGGGGCACGAGGCGCTGGCCCGCGGATTGTCCACCGCGGTCATCGCTGCCGTCGTCTTCGCCGCCCTCGCGCTGCTGATCAGCCTGTTCGTGATACGGATCCCGAAGCAGCCGGCTGTCACGGCCTGA
- a CDS encoding helix-turn-helix transcriptional regulator: MFVERRSQIVSLDRIYQQCSEGKGGISQIVGPVAGGKTELLKVFIERLNSEGATVLEAVGSPREYDQPFGILRQLFAGLPDPIDQRRIQRLLTDSVTRPVGSDDGAPFLHNHANQELWATVQRLSDSAPVAVIVDDLQHADLASLQSLLYFGGRLRAARVLIVVTQMDVPLSADQQRAVLVTELLRQPRFRLLRADPLTPDGVRELLTEHLGVAVDQERARPWHRITGGSPFLLKALIEDNKITGRSPAEPLDEPIAGEEFAKAALACLHRGGRIFLRTAECLAALVESGCYSVLPQLVGEDEDTVTGVIAAMSAAGILDGRRFRHPATRTAVLSALSGPARAELHNRAAGLLRDNGERACRVGIHLVAAGCARPPWALDVLMTSAQEALRRDDLGFAAQCLRLAETVSAGLEQRIAVAILRIHTEFRVQPDNAQAQVAAVLDAVRGGRVPVDQMIGLLRPLLWQGRLSEAAVILERLEHTADSLDDRAAADLSSVYTWIRSTHPALAGSGWPTVLCHSAQVAVVANRPVRGPALLADVLESGPTEHTVPTAEWLLRTTPLDGPRLNSIVAALLALAHADRAAAAEQWCNALLDESITRGARTWQALFTALRAEVAIRQGDMHGARRDGLAALRLLPREAWGVAIGSVMSKVLIAATALGDWQTADECLTEMPDAVFDTRYGVQYLYARGRRLLAADRLPAALDDLLTCGRLMDEWGIDQPTFVPWRADAVRVLLRLGREGQAGELAAEQLSRTTDQQPRARGIALRTLAATETDPRIRKETLLRAVDALENCADRVELAYAVADLSDTHMRLGDPRRARQSAQRAVRLAEAGSLAPLLGRLDFGRRLPEPVAITPATSPADTDNEMLSAAERRVVLLAASGHTNREIAAELYITVSTVEQHLTHVYRKLRVKGRGELAAHLNGSGVGNRGAAARSGVDTDRQPLLSR; this comes from the coding sequence ATGTTTGTGGAACGCAGATCACAGATTGTTTCCCTTGACAGAATCTATCAGCAGTGCAGCGAAGGCAAGGGCGGAATCTCGCAGATCGTCGGCCCGGTCGCAGGTGGGAAGACCGAACTGCTCAAGGTTTTCATCGAAAGGCTCAATTCCGAAGGCGCCACCGTACTCGAAGCCGTCGGTTCGCCACGGGAATACGATCAACCATTCGGAATTCTTCGCCAACTGTTCGCGGGGCTGCCCGATCCGATCGATCAGCGCCGGATTCAGCGGTTGCTCACCGACAGCGTTACGCGGCCGGTCGGCAGTGATGACGGCGCGCCGTTTCTGCACAACCACGCCAATCAGGAATTGTGGGCGACGGTGCAACGTCTTTCGGACTCGGCGCCGGTGGCAGTCATCGTGGACGACCTGCAACACGCGGATCTCGCGTCGTTGCAATCCCTGCTGTACTTCGGCGGCCGGCTCCGCGCCGCCCGCGTGCTCATTGTGGTCACGCAGATGGACGTCCCGCTGTCGGCCGACCAGCAGCGTGCGGTGCTGGTCACCGAATTGCTCCGCCAGCCACGCTTCCGGCTGCTGCGAGCCGATCCGCTGACTCCCGACGGTGTCCGGGAACTGCTCACCGAACATCTCGGGGTCGCGGTGGACCAGGAGCGAGCCCGGCCCTGGCACCGGATCACCGGGGGCAGTCCCTTTCTGCTGAAGGCGCTCATCGAGGACAACAAGATCACCGGACGGTCCCCGGCCGAGCCGCTGGACGAGCCGATCGCCGGGGAGGAATTCGCCAAAGCGGCGTTGGCGTGCCTGCACCGGGGCGGTCGCATCTTCCTCCGTACCGCGGAATGTCTTGCGGCACTGGTCGAATCGGGTTGTTATTCTGTGCTGCCGCAGCTGGTCGGCGAGGACGAGGACACGGTCACCGGGGTGATCGCCGCGATGAGTGCCGCCGGAATACTCGACGGCCGGCGATTCCGGCATCCGGCCACCCGGACCGCAGTATTGAGCGCGCTTTCCGGCCCGGCGCGCGCAGAGCTGCACAACCGCGCCGCCGGGCTGCTGCGCGACAACGGCGAACGTGCCTGCCGGGTCGGGATACACCTGGTGGCGGCCGGCTGTGCGCGCCCGCCGTGGGCGCTGGACGTGCTCATGACCTCAGCGCAGGAAGCGCTGCGCCGTGACGATCTCGGCTTCGCCGCGCAATGTCTGCGCCTGGCCGAAACCGTCTCGGCCGGTCTGGAACAGCGGATAGCGGTGGCGATTCTGCGCATCCACACCGAGTTCCGGGTTCAGCCCGACAATGCGCAGGCCCAGGTCGCGGCCGTGCTCGACGCGGTACGCGGGGGCCGGGTACCGGTCGACCAGATGATCGGCCTACTGCGGCCGCTGTTGTGGCAGGGCCGGTTGTCGGAGGCCGCCGTGATCCTCGAACGGCTCGAACACACGGCGGACAGCCTGGACGATCGTGCGGCGGCCGACCTGTCCTCGGTGTACACCTGGATACGGTCCACGCACCCGGCGCTGGCAGGTAGCGGATGGCCCACGGTGCTGTGCCACAGCGCGCAGGTGGCGGTCGTCGCGAACCGGCCGGTGCGGGGCCCGGCGCTGCTCGCCGATGTACTGGAAAGCGGCCCCACCGAGCACACCGTGCCGACCGCGGAATGGCTGTTGCGGACCACTCCGCTCGACGGGCCCCGGCTGAATTCGATAGTGGCGGCGTTGCTGGCGCTGGCGCACGCCGATCGGGCCGCCGCGGCCGAGCAATGGTGCAACGCGCTGCTGGACGAATCGATCACGCGCGGGGCCCGCACGTGGCAGGCGCTGTTCACCGCGCTGCGCGCCGAGGTCGCGATCCGGCAGGGCGATATGCACGGCGCGCGGCGGGACGGGCTGGCCGCGTTGCGGCTGCTGCCCCGGGAAGCCTGGGGAGTCGCCATCGGTTCGGTGATGTCGAAGGTCCTGATCGCGGCTACCGCGCTCGGCGACTGGCAGACCGCCGACGAATGCCTCACCGAAATGCCCGATGCCGTCTTCGACACCCGGTACGGCGTCCAATACCTCTATGCCAGAGGCCGTCGGCTGCTGGCCGCCGATCGGCTGCCCGCGGCGTTGGACGACCTGCTCACCTGTGGTCGGCTGATGGATGAATGGGGTATCGACCAGCCGACATTCGTGCCCTGGCGCGCCGACGCCGTGCGGGTTCTGCTGCGACTCGGGCGGGAGGGGCAGGCGGGCGAGCTGGCCGCCGAGCAGTTGTCGCGCACGACCGACCAGCAGCCGCGCGCCCGCGGTATCGCGCTGCGGACGCTGGCGGCGACCGAAACCGATCCGCGGATCCGGAAGGAGACCCTGCTGCGGGCCGTCGATGCCCTGGAGAACTGCGCGGACCGGGTGGAGCTGGCCTATGCGGTAGCCGATCTGAGCGATACCCATATGCGCCTCGGCGATCCCCGCCGGGCGCGGCAGTCCGCCCAGCGCGCGGTCCGGCTCGCCGAGGCCGGGTCGCTGGCGCCGCTGCTGGGCCGGCTGGATTTCGGTCGCAGGCTGCCCGAACCGGTCGCGATCACGCCCGCCACGAGCCCGGCCGACACCGATAACGAGATGTTGAGCGCGGCCGAGCGCCGGGTGGTGCTGCTGGCGGCGAGCGGTCATACCAACAGGGAGATCGCGGCCGAGTTGTACATCACGGTCAGCACGGTCGAGCAGCATCTGACGCACGTCTATCGGAAGCTTCGGGTCAAGGGCCGGGGAGAGCTCGCGGCCCATCTCAACGGTTCCGGGGTCGGAAACCGCGGTGCGGCGGCGCGTTCCGGTGTGGATACCGATCGTCAGCCCCTCCTCTCGAGATGA
- a CDS encoding VOC family protein: MIRKTYARVLTNDLDATLPVLRELTGRDLDLRVRFGRFEIGLIGGFCVVAGADEALDRYRGTVGPVIVDDIAAVLATVEGAGAEVTLPPFDGPAGRGFLARHTDGVEYEYIEFRDDLARQVFDDESAVRRPA; the protein is encoded by the coding sequence ATGATTCGTAAGACCTATGCTCGTGTACTCACCAACGACCTGGACGCCACGCTGCCGGTACTGCGGGAACTGACCGGGCGAGATCTGGATCTGCGCGTCCGGTTCGGCAGGTTCGAGATCGGGCTGATCGGCGGTTTCTGCGTCGTGGCGGGCGCGGACGAGGCGCTCGACCGGTACCGCGGCACGGTCGGCCCGGTGATCGTCGACGATATCGCCGCGGTGCTGGCGACGGTGGAGGGAGCCGGTGCCGAAGTCACCCTGCCGCCGTTCGACGGACCGGCGGGTCGCGGTTTCCTCGCCCGGCACACCGACGGTGTCGAATACGAGTACATCGAGTTCCGCGACGATCTGGCGCGGCAGGTGTTCGACGACGAGAGTGCGGTTCGGCGTCCGGCATAG
- a CDS encoding FAD/NAD(P)-binding protein — protein MYSPSPAAAADSVPRPRAVAIVGAGPKGIGVLERLCASAPELLGGQRFTVHLVDPYPPGPGRIWRHDQSPLLMMNSKARDVTMFTDDTVLCEGPVRPGPTLAEWTEQVRDGTLTAEIDPGLRAELNGATPASFHTRRLQSAYLRWCYERVIATCPESIDVRVHTAEAVDLTEGPGGEQLVWLGDRPEPLRVDVVVLTVGHLDAHADEAGQALTRFARRHGLRYLPPTYTADADLSAIRPAEPVLVRGIGLAFIDLMTLLTEGRGGRFETAPDGRLTYVRSGAEPELYVGSRRGVPYRPKIDYRLLGVPAELPRFFGPTEIDALAARPGPIRFWTDLWPLIAKELGWGYYTELFTAHPERVQMRFADFGAHYADLAWASDELRRLVRKAVPRAADRFDPMDLDGPLARAIAADADAMAAGVRDHIEDVLARCGDDAFSADLGAVGAMLSVFRQLPRAVATGKLDAKSQAVDVDGWWFGFFSYMGSGPPRVRLDELLALERAGVVSFVGPDMWSEPDEQRGVFIGGSRKSPGTFTATTLIDARLPAPDVTRTTNPIVRALHARGQLGEESLAMDGAGQRTGRIHTSGIDGQLFDAAGVVHPRRFALGPHTSLRVAGAFSRPRTNALGFRENDRVARQILRALSAAPAAEKSETRSGDQ, from the coding sequence ATGTACTCACCCTCGCCGGCGGCCGCCGCCGACTCAGTACCCCGCCCACGCGCCGTCGCCATCGTCGGCGCCGGGCCGAAAGGAATCGGGGTGCTCGAGCGCCTCTGCGCGAGCGCGCCCGAGCTGCTCGGCGGCCAGCGGTTCACCGTCCATCTGGTCGACCCGTATCCACCCGGACCCGGCCGGATCTGGCGGCACGACCAGTCCCCGCTGCTGATGATGAACTCGAAGGCACGTGACGTCACGATGTTCACCGACGACACCGTGCTGTGCGAAGGCCCGGTGCGGCCGGGCCCGACGCTGGCCGAATGGACCGAGCAGGTGCGCGACGGCACGCTGACGGCCGAGATCGACCCCGGCCTGCGCGCGGAACTGAACGGCGCCACGCCGGCGAGTTTCCACACCCGTCGCCTGCAGAGCGCCTACCTGCGCTGGTGTTATGAGCGGGTCATCGCGACCTGTCCGGAATCGATCGATGTGCGCGTGCACACCGCTGAGGCGGTCGATCTCACCGAAGGCCCCGGCGGCGAGCAACTGGTCTGGCTGGGCGACCGGCCGGAGCCGTTGCGGGTCGACGTCGTGGTGCTCACCGTCGGGCACCTGGACGCCCACGCGGACGAGGCCGGACAGGCCCTGACGCGATTCGCCCGACGGCACGGTCTTCGATATCTACCGCCCACCTACACCGCCGATGCCGACCTGTCGGCGATCCGACCCGCCGAACCGGTGCTCGTCCGTGGGATCGGCCTCGCGTTCATCGATCTGATGACACTGCTGACCGAAGGCCGCGGGGGCCGGTTCGAGACGGCGCCGGACGGGCGCCTGACCTATGTGCGCTCCGGTGCCGAGCCGGAACTCTATGTGGGTTCGCGGCGCGGGGTTCCGTACCGGCCCAAGATCGACTACCGCTTGCTCGGCGTGCCCGCGGAACTGCCCCGCTTCTTCGGGCCCACCGAGATCGACGCCCTGGCCGCCCGGCCCGGTCCGATCCGGTTCTGGACGGATCTGTGGCCGTTGATCGCCAAGGAACTCGGCTGGGGCTACTACACGGAGCTGTTCACCGCGCATCCGGAACGGGTGCAGATGCGGTTCGCGGATTTCGGCGCGCACTACGCCGACCTGGCCTGGGCCAGCGACGAACTGCGCAGACTGGTGCGCAAGGCCGTTCCCCGCGCCGCCGACCGTTTCGATCCGATGGACCTGGACGGGCCACTGGCCCGTGCGATCGCCGCCGATGCCGACGCGATGGCGGCCGGTGTCCGTGACCATATCGAGGACGTGCTGGCCCGCTGCGGTGACGACGCGTTCAGCGCCGACCTCGGCGCGGTCGGCGCGATGCTCTCGGTGTTCCGGCAGCTGCCCCGTGCGGTGGCCACCGGCAAACTGGACGCGAAGTCGCAGGCGGTCGACGTGGACGGCTGGTGGTTCGGTTTCTTCAGTTATATGGGCAGCGGTCCGCCCCGGGTGCGGCTGGACGAACTGCTGGCCTTGGAACGCGCCGGTGTGGTGTCGTTCGTCGGACCCGACATGTGGTCCGAACCCGATGAGCAGCGGGGGGTGTTCATCGGCGGCAGCCGGAAGTCGCCCGGCACGTTCACGGCGACGACGCTCATCGATGCCCGGTTGCCCGCGCCGGATGTCACGCGGACGACGAACCCCATCGTGCGGGCACTGCACGCCCGCGGACAGCTCGGCGAGGAATCGCTGGCCATGGACGGGGCCGGGCAGCGAACCGGCAGGATCCACACCTCCGGCATCGACGGGCAACTGTTCGACGCCGCCGGCGTGGTGCATCCGCGGCGATTCGCGCTGGGGCCGCACACCAGCCTGCGCGTGGCGGGCGCGTTCAGCCGCCCGCGGACCAACGCGCTCGGCTTCCGGGAGAACGACCGTGTCGCCCGGCAGATACTGCGCGCGCTGAGCGCCGCACCGGCGGCGGAGAAATCCGAAACGAGATCGGGAGATCAATGA
- a CDS encoding ABC transporter ATP-binding protein yields MSKAHLVVDGLEVSFGSGPDRIRAVRDVSFEVGPGECLALIGESGSGKSVTARTLMGLTGDRATVTAGQLSFGGEDLRDLDETRWRALRGRRIALVLQDAMVALDPLRRTGAEIAETLRTHTTAGRSEIDSRVLSLLAEVGVPEPRRRARQYPHELSGGLRQRALIASAVAAGPELLLADEPTTALDATVQAQVLDLLRELRAGGMSMLLISHDLTVVSRLADRVAVMYGGRIVERGPAEQILRDPRHPYTRALLAAVPTGDSRGSRLSVAAPARPPAGPDGCPYAARCPLADALCVREMPAPTDIGGAHDFRCWHPGTVIRAAAPAPAPAPARDKGPGRALLEVDGLVKRYRSAGGWHDAVRDVSFTLRAGEVLGVVGESGSGKTTTGRIVLGLTRPDSGSVRFDGQPWSDVPERVRRPRRHRIQPVYQDALGSFDPRPTVERILGEAIASAGVPRGPGRRARTLELLDQVGLAENVLRRRPRELSGGQRQRVGIARALATEPEVLICDEPVSALDVSIQAQILDLLTTLQHELGVAMLFISHDLGVIHHLSDRILVMKDGRIVEEGEASRVFSQPEDPYTSELLAATVVRADDPDSSAHHGRVVSLPG; encoded by the coding sequence ATGAGCAAGGCACATCTGGTGGTCGACGGACTCGAGGTGAGTTTCGGATCGGGACCCGACCGGATCCGGGCGGTCCGCGATGTGTCGTTCGAGGTCGGGCCGGGGGAGTGCCTGGCGCTCATCGGTGAATCGGGCTCGGGAAAGAGCGTCACCGCGCGCACCCTGATGGGTTTGACCGGTGACCGCGCGACCGTCACCGCCGGACAACTCAGTTTCGGCGGCGAGGATCTGCGCGACCTCGACGAAACCCGGTGGCGCGCCTTGCGCGGCCGCCGGATAGCGCTGGTCCTGCAGGATGCCATGGTCGCCCTGGATCCGCTGCGCCGCACCGGCGCCGAGATCGCGGAGACCCTGCGGACCCACACCACCGCCGGGCGGTCCGAGATCGACAGCCGGGTGCTGTCGCTGCTCGCCGAGGTCGGCGTCCCCGAGCCGCGGCGCCGCGCCCGGCAGTATCCTCACGAGCTGTCCGGCGGGCTGCGCCAGCGGGCGCTCATCGCCTCGGCCGTGGCCGCCGGCCCCGAGTTGCTGCTCGCCGACGAACCGACGACCGCACTGGACGCCACGGTCCAGGCGCAGGTGCTGGATCTGCTGCGCGAACTGCGCGCGGGCGGTATGTCGATGCTGCTGATCAGTCACGACCTGACCGTCGTATCCCGGCTCGCGGACCGGGTCGCGGTGATGTACGGCGGGCGGATCGTCGAACGCGGTCCGGCCGAACAGATCCTGCGCGATCCGCGCCACCCCTACACCCGGGCGTTGCTCGCCGCGGTGCCCACCGGGGACAGCAGGGGCAGCCGGCTGTCGGTGGCCGCGCCGGCCCGCCCGCCCGCGGGTCCGGACGGTTGCCCCTACGCCGCACGCTGCCCACTGGCCGACGCATTGTGCGTGCGCGAGATGCCCGCCCCGACCGATATCGGTGGCGCGCACGACTTCCGGTGCTGGCATCCCGGCACCGTGATCCGCGCCGCCGCGCCGGCGCCGGCGCCGGCGCCGGCACGGGACAAGGGACCCGGGCGGGCACTCCTCGAGGTCGACGGTCTCGTCAAGCGGTACCGGTCGGCCGGCGGCTGGCACGACGCGGTCCGGGACGTGTCCTTCACACTGCGGGCCGGTGAGGTGCTGGGTGTGGTCGGTGAGTCGGGTTCCGGCAAGACCACCACCGGGCGGATCGTGCTCGGTCTGACCCGGCCGGATTCGGGCAGCGTCCGTTTCGACGGGCAGCCGTGGAGTGATGTGCCCGAACGCGTCCGGCGGCCACGGCGACACCGGATCCAGCCGGTGTACCAGGACGCCCTCGGTTCGTTCGATCCGCGCCCGACCGTGGAGCGAATCCTGGGTGAGGCGATCGCGTCCGCCGGAGTACCCCGCGGGCCCGGCCGCCGGGCGAGAACGCTCGAACTGCTCGACCAGGTCGGTCTGGCGGAGAATGTGCTGCGCCGCCGGCCGCGCGAACTCTCCGGCGGGCAGCGGCAGCGGGTGGGGATCGCCCGGGCGCTCGCCACCGAACCGGAGGTGCTGATCTGCGACGAACCGGTCTCCGCGCTGGATGTCTCCATTCAGGCGCAGATCCTCGATCTGCTGACCACACTGCAGCACGAACTCGGCGTCGCCATGCTGTTCATCTCCCACGATCTGGGCGTCATCCACCATCTCAGCGACCGGATCCTGGTGATGAAGGACGGCCGGATCGTGGAGGAAGGCGAAGCGAGCCGAGTGTTCTCCCAGCCCGAAGACCCGTACACCAGCGAGCTGCTCGCCGCGACCGTCGTGCGCGCCGACGACCCCGACTCGTCCGCGCATCACGGGCGAGTGGTCTCGCTGCCGGGATGA